In Ilumatobacter fluminis, the following proteins share a genomic window:
- a CDS encoding lamin tail domain-containing protein, protein MIVGVIIGSGCTEADDAAEVATDTAGDVVTDTTTNVSVSDEPPTGTGDDVVATTDANTVIVVTLPPSTEPPMGSPVTDPPPVTTVVSGPPAVAVEAIALLDTVPIGDPDPARPPYIRDEYQPGGWPDLDGDCVSTRHQVLAEQSAVAVTWSADGCFVETGQWTDPYSGEVLTTADEATIDHLIPLAEGHRAGAWAWDIDSKVRFTNDLSPGALVVVSGATNQSKADKAPDQWMPPLEASRCGYAINWIDKKARWGLTVTRAEHDALRFVVASCTAETAPSAPFSQPASVNVTVPTTTTTTTIVPVAGPAEIVLVRCDRYDETVTIANRGGQPGDLSGYRLHDEGDKHSTPLGQWGPLQPGATLTIVTGDQASEAESRVVWKRQNVWNNDGDIAHLVGAGGIQTIGC, encoded by the coding sequence GTGATCGTCGGAGTGATCATCGGCTCCGGCTGCACCGAGGCCGACGACGCAGCAGAGGTGGCGACCGACACTGCCGGCGACGTGGTGACCGACACGACAACGAACGTCTCAGTGAGCGACGAACCGCCGACCGGCACTGGTGACGACGTCGTGGCCACCACCGATGCGAACACCGTCATCGTCGTCACCCTGCCGCCCTCGACGGAGCCACCGATGGGCTCGCCGGTGACGGACCCACCACCAGTGACCACGGTCGTGAGCGGTCCGCCGGCCGTGGCGGTCGAGGCGATTGCGCTGCTCGACACCGTGCCGATCGGCGACCCCGACCCGGCGCGGCCGCCGTACATCCGCGACGAGTACCAGCCGGGCGGCTGGCCCGATCTCGACGGCGACTGCGTCTCGACCAGGCACCAGGTCCTCGCCGAGCAGTCGGCCGTGGCGGTGACCTGGAGCGCCGACGGCTGCTTCGTCGAGACCGGGCAGTGGACCGACCCGTACTCGGGCGAAGTCCTCACCACCGCTGACGAGGCGACGATCGACCACCTCATCCCGCTCGCCGAAGGCCATCGGGCGGGCGCATGGGCCTGGGACATCGACTCGAAGGTCCGCTTCACGAACGACCTCTCCCCCGGTGCGCTCGTCGTCGTGTCGGGCGCCACCAATCAGAGCAAGGCCGACAAGGCGCCGGATCAATGGATGCCTCCACTCGAGGCGTCGCGCTGCGGGTACGCCATCAACTGGATCGACAAGAAGGCACGCTGGGGACTGACGGTGACCAGGGCCGAGCACGACGCGCTCCGGTTCGTCGTTGCTTCGTGCACCGCAGAAACGGCGCCGAGCGCTCCGTTCTCTCAGCCGGCGAGCGTGAACGTCACCGTGCCCACCACGACGACCACCACCACGATCGTCCCCGTCGCCGGCCCGGCCGAGATCGTGCTCGTCCGGTGCGACCGGTACGACGAGACGGTCACGATCGCCAACCGGGGCGGCCAACCGGGTGACCTGTCGGGCTACCGCCTGCACGACGAGGGCGACAAGCACTCGACCCCGCTCGGACAGTGGGGGCCGCTCCAGCCGGGCGCCACCCTGACGATCGTCACGGGTGATCAGGCGAGCGAGGCCGAGAGCCGTGTCGTCTGGAAACGCCAGAATGTCTGGAACAACGACGGCGACATCGCCCACCTCGTCGGTGCCGGTGGCATCCAGACCATCGGCTGTTAG
- a CDS encoding serine hydrolase domain-containing protein: protein MSMQTADPSALGFDADRLARIDRHFAHYVDDGRLPGWQVVVNRGGETVHASTYGRRDVEADIGWSDDTVVRMYSMTKPITSVAAMMLYEEGAFELKDPVSKFIPSFGESRVYRSGNHMKPVTEGLAEEMKIWHLLTHTSGLTYGFHHQHVTDAIYRARGFEWGAPDGIDLAETCDRWAAMPLAFQPGAEWNYSVSTDVLGRVVEVASGMALDEFFEQRIFQPLKMTETGFAPTDEQRDRFARLYSPNPANGRAVISPLEAAAGARMFLSGGGGLVGTAADYVRFTRFLLNKGELDGVRLLGTRTVDYMTQNHLPGGVDLEAYGRPLFAETQFDGVGFGLGFSVSLDPVANKVLGSPGEYAWGGAASTAFWCDPVEDISVVFLTQLLPSSTHPIRTQLKQLVYQALVD, encoded by the coding sequence ATGAGCATGCAGACCGCTGATCCGTCCGCACTGGGGTTCGACGCCGACCGTCTGGCACGGATCGACCGGCACTTCGCCCACTACGTCGACGACGGCCGTCTGCCGGGCTGGCAGGTGGTCGTGAACCGCGGCGGCGAGACCGTCCACGCCTCCACTTATGGCCGCCGCGACGTCGAGGCCGACATCGGCTGGTCGGACGACACGGTCGTGCGGATGTACTCGATGACGAAGCCGATCACCTCGGTCGCCGCGATGATGCTCTACGAGGAGGGCGCATTCGAGCTGAAGGACCCGGTCTCGAAGTTCATCCCGTCGTTCGGTGAGTCGAGGGTGTACCGCAGCGGCAACCACATGAAGCCGGTCACCGAGGGGCTCGCCGAGGAGATGAAGATCTGGCACCTCCTCACCCACACGTCGGGCCTGACCTACGGCTTCCACCATCAGCACGTCACCGACGCGATCTACCGAGCTCGTGGTTTCGAGTGGGGTGCCCCTGACGGCATCGATCTCGCCGAGACCTGCGATCGCTGGGCGGCGATGCCGCTCGCCTTCCAGCCGGGCGCCGAATGGAACTACAGCGTGTCGACCGACGTGCTCGGCCGGGTCGTCGAGGTCGCGTCGGGCATGGCGCTCGACGAGTTCTTCGAGCAGCGGATCTTCCAGCCGCTGAAGATGACCGAGACGGGGTTCGCCCCGACCGACGAGCAGCGTGACCGGTTCGCCCGCCTCTACTCCCCCAACCCCGCCAACGGTCGGGCGGTCATCAGCCCGCTCGAGGCTGCGGCCGGTGCGCGCATGTTCCTGTCGGGCGGTGGTGGTCTGGTCGGCACGGCTGCCGACTATGTCCGCTTCACCCGGTTCCTGCTGAACAAGGGTGAGCTCGACGGCGTGCGCCTGCTCGGGACCCGCACCGTCGACTACATGACCCAGAACCACCTGCCCGGCGGTGTCGACCTCGAGGCGTACGGTCGCCCCCTGTTCGCCGAGACCCAGTTCGACGGTGTCGGGTTCGGTCTGGGCTTCTCGGTGTCGCTCGACCCGGTGGCGAACAAGGTGCTCGGTTCACCCGGCGAGTACGCCTGGGGCGGCGCTGCGAGCACGGCGTTCTGGTGCGACCCGGTCGAGGACATCTCGGTCGTGTTCCTCACCCAGCTCCTCCCGAGCAGCACCCACCCCATCCGCACCCAACTCAAGCAACTCGTCTACCAAGCCCTCGTCGACTGA
- a CDS encoding SOS response-associated peptidase, with protein sequence MQQRHRVGAQERSGRTGRRRDHESGLIMCGRFVSSSSPERIAAYFGADTAVETLGQNFNVAPTNDIYGVVDTPDGREVQAFMWGLLPVWAKERKLGQKMINARSETIAEKPAFKGVFKKHRCIIPMDGFYEWAPGVEGGPVTKAGKLAKRPYFIHRQDDEPLAVAGLWSAWRDKAEGSDAPWLHTASVITTSANATMEPIHNRMPVILPKAMWDQWLDPTNQNIDMLASLLVPAPDNLLTMHEVSTDVNNVRNKGDHLVTPV encoded by the coding sequence GTGCAACAACGGCATCGAGTCGGTGCGCAAGAACGCTCCGGTCGCACCGGTCGACGACGCGACCACGAATCCGGCCTGATCATGTGCGGCCGGTTCGTCTCGTCGTCGTCGCCTGAACGGATCGCCGCCTACTTCGGCGCGGACACCGCCGTCGAGACCCTCGGCCAGAACTTCAACGTCGCGCCCACGAACGACATCTACGGCGTCGTCGACACGCCGGACGGACGCGAGGTGCAGGCGTTCATGTGGGGTCTCCTGCCGGTCTGGGCGAAGGAACGCAAGCTCGGCCAGAAGATGATCAACGCCCGCTCGGAGACGATCGCCGAGAAGCCGGCGTTCAAGGGTGTGTTCAAGAAGCATCGCTGCATCATCCCGATGGACGGCTTCTACGAATGGGCGCCCGGCGTCGAGGGAGGACCGGTCACCAAGGCCGGCAAGCTCGCCAAGCGGCCGTACTTCATCCACCGCCAGGACGACGAACCACTGGCCGTCGCGGGCTTGTGGTCGGCGTGGCGCGACAAGGCCGAGGGGTCGGACGCTCCCTGGCTCCACACCGCCAGCGTGATCACGACGAGCGCCAACGCGACGATGGAGCCGATCCACAACCGGATGCCGGTCATCCTTCCCAAGGCGATGTGGGATCAGTGGCTCGACCCGACGAACCAGAACATCGACATGCTGGCGAGCCTGCTGGTGCCGGCGCCCGACAACCTGCTGACCATGCACGAGGTGTCGACCGACGTGAACAACGTCCGCAACAAGGGCGACCACCTCGTCACCCCGGTCTGA
- a CDS encoding right-handed parallel beta-helix repeat-containing protein — MTRRPLAPLALLAACAVVGCADDGAGGDVLRVPGDHATIQAAVDAARSGDVVLIDEGTYHEAVTVATDGITIRGVDRNAVVLDGEHELVNGVSVRSDGVAVENLTVHSYRQNGVLVNGATGDDPADGGAYGAGDDALVGYRVSYVTTANNGLYGIYAFASRGGLIEHSLASGSPDSGIYVGQCKPCNVVIRDSVAEYNAIGYYGTNASGDVYVVDSVFRHNRLGMAPNSQDMELLAPQVETVLAGNLVHDNDDPAAPAITSGFSGGGIAIGGGTQNLVLRNRVEGHDVYGIGLVQLNGFDPIGNRVEGNVLSGNGVDLYFEFGSGDVATYDNCFSGNTFGTSRPSSIESVLPCDGDAIAFDATELDIADPAPDVDHRTIPLPLAQPSMPGDVMAVPVAAAASPELPDLTAITVPGAP; from the coding sequence GTGACCCGTCGACCGCTCGCACCGCTGGCCCTGCTCGCCGCGTGTGCCGTCGTCGGATGCGCCGATGACGGGGCGGGTGGCGATGTGCTGCGGGTGCCGGGCGACCACGCCACGATCCAGGCGGCGGTCGACGCCGCTCGCTCGGGTGATGTCGTGCTGATCGACGAGGGCACCTACCACGAGGCGGTGACCGTGGCGACGGACGGCATCACGATCCGCGGTGTCGACCGCAACGCGGTCGTCCTCGACGGTGAGCACGAACTCGTCAACGGCGTATCGGTGCGCAGTGACGGTGTCGCGGTCGAGAACCTCACGGTGCACTCGTACCGACAGAACGGAGTGCTCGTCAACGGGGCGACCGGCGACGATCCGGCCGACGGAGGCGCGTACGGCGCCGGTGACGACGCCCTCGTCGGTTACCGCGTCTCGTACGTGACCACGGCGAACAACGGTCTGTACGGCATCTACGCGTTCGCGTCCCGTGGCGGCCTGATCGAGCACTCGCTCGCGTCGGGCAGCCCCGACTCCGGGATCTATGTCGGCCAGTGCAAGCCGTGCAACGTCGTGATCCGGGACTCGGTGGCCGAGTACAACGCGATCGGCTACTACGGCACCAACGCCAGCGGCGACGTGTACGTGGTCGACAGCGTCTTCCGGCACAATCGTCTCGGGATGGCTCCGAACTCGCAGGACATGGAACTGCTCGCACCCCAGGTCGAGACGGTGCTCGCCGGCAACCTGGTGCACGACAACGACGACCCGGCGGCCCCGGCGATCACGTCCGGCTTCTCCGGCGGCGGCATCGCGATCGGCGGCGGCACGCAGAACCTGGTGCTGCGCAATCGTGTCGAGGGCCACGACGTATACGGCATCGGTCTCGTGCAGCTCAACGGGTTCGACCCGATCGGGAACCGTGTGGAGGGAAACGTGCTGTCCGGCAACGGCGTCGACCTGTACTTCGAGTTCGGCAGCGGCGACGTCGCCACGTACGACAACTGCTTCAGCGGCAACACCTTCGGTACGTCACGGCCATCGTCGATCGAGTCGGTACTCCCCTGCGACGGCGACGCCATCGCGTTCGACGCGACGGAGCTCGACATCGCCGACCCCGCACCCGACGTCGACCACCGGACGATCCCGCTGCCGCTGGCTCAGCCCTCGATGCCGGGCGACGTCATGGCAGTACCGGTAGCGGCAGCTGCGAGCCCCGAGTTGCCCGACCTCACTGCCATCACCGTTCCGGGGGCACCGTGA
- a CDS encoding YegP family protein: MAGKFEIFQDQGGKYRFRLKAGNGQVIATSQGYSTKKACNNGIESVRKNAPVAPVDDATTNPA, encoded by the coding sequence ATGGCCGGCAAGTTCGAGATCTTCCAGGACCAGGGCGGCAAGTACCGCTTCCGGCTCAAGGCCGGCAACGGTCAGGTGATCGCCACGAGCCAGGGGTACTCGACGAAGAAGGCGTGCAACAACGGCATCGAGTCGGTGCGCAAGAACGCTCCGGTCGCACCGGTCGACGACGCGACCACGAATCCGGCCTGA